Part of the Candidatus Paceibacterota bacterium genome is shown below.
GGAGAGAGTCTGCCGGTTGAAAAAGTTCCCGGAAGCATGGTGCTTTCCGGAACCCAAAATCAGGATGGGCTTTTGAAAATAAAAGTGTTGGTTCCGGCATCGCAAAGCCGTTTTGAACAGATAAAAAAACTTTTAAGCGAAGCGGAAAGCCTACGCTCTCCGATTGTGAGGCTTGCCGATCGGATGAGTGTTTATTTTACGCTTGTGACATTTATCCTCGGGGTTTTGGCATGGTTTCTCTCCGGTGATCCTATCCGGGTGCTTGCCGTGCTTGTTGTAGCAACGCCCTGTCCTCTCATTTTGGCAACACCTATCGCTCTTATTTCCGGAATGAGTCGCTCCGCAAAACGCGGGGTCATCGTAAAAAGCGGGAGTGCGATAGAGATGTTATCTCGAGCCCGTTCTTTTGTTTTTGATAAGACGGGAACAATCACACTCGGTACTCCTCGGGTCTTGGATTACATCCCGTTTGGCGGTTTTTCCAAAACGGAACTGCTTCGTGTCGGAGGAGGGCTTGAGCTTCTTTCGAGTCACATCCTCGCCCGCGCTATCGTTTCATATCTTCGAGAGAAGAAAATTGACATTGAGCGTCCGAAAGAATTTCACGAATTCCTTGGCGGAGGCGTTTCGGGCATATTGGACGGGAAGAAATATTTTTTCGGCACGCTCTCGTTTCTCAAAAAGAATGCTGTTTCGGTTTCAGAAGAGGTTAGGGAGAGCGAATCGAAAGCGCGTGAACGCAATACTATCACGGCATTTCTCGGGGGGGAGAATGGAGTG
Proteins encoded:
- a CDS encoding heavy metal translocating P-type ATPase, translating into MRALLQERKFLLLMPFLVSALLFIAGGFYIYGNLSVARAILGAMLLIFSIPLWIDIVSDLFKKKWGVDLIAGVALLSSLLFGEYLAGSVILLMLSGGEALEFYAMRRARKELSGLLSRMPQVVHREEGAVLKDVPIESVVVGDVVIVKTKEIIPIDGSVLEGISSVDESALTGESLPVEKVPGSMVLSGTQNQDGLLKIKVLVPASQSRFEQIKKLLSEAESLRSPIVRLADRMSVYFTLVTFILGVLAWFLSGDPIRVLAVLVVATPCPLILATPIALISGMSRSAKRGVIVKSGSAIEMLSRARSFVFDKTGTITLGTPRVLDYIPFGGFSKTELLRVGGGLELLSSHILARAIVSYLREKKIDIERPKEFHEFLGGGVSGILDGKKYFFGTLSFLKKNAVSVSEEVRESESKARERNTITAFLGGENGVLGMFVFADELRGESRALFQEIRKDGLERIVILTGDKYPIA